The nucleotide window CTGGGGCAGCAAATTTAAAACGCGTGCAAGCATTGGCAGGTGCTAAGAATCACTCCGTAGTATTAAAGGATGCAAATCTTGATTTCGCAGCAAATGAAATTACAAATGCTGCATTCGGTTCTGCAGGTGAACGTTGTATGGCAGCCGCGGTTGTTGCGGTAGAAGAAAGTATTGCGGATGAATTTGTAGCGAAATTAAAAGAAAAAGCAGATACGATCAAAATTGGGAACGGAATTGAAGACGGTGTGTTTTTAGGACCAATTATTCGTGAGCAGGCTAAAGAGCGTACACTTGGATTTATTGAATCAGGTATCGCTCAAGGTGCAACAGTTGTAAGAGATGGACGCGAAGACAAAGAAGCGGCAGGAGAAGGTTACTTCTTGGGACCAACAATTTTTGATCATGTTGGGCAAGAGATGGACATTTGGAAAGAAGAAATTTTTGCCCCTGTATTATCGATTGTTCGAGTGAAGGACCTGGCTCATGCAATTGAAGTAGCGAATGCGAGTACATTAGCCAATGGAGCATGCTTATATACAAATAGTGCATTAGCTATTCGCGAGTTCCGTGAAAAAATCGATGCAGGTATGTTAGGAATCAATGTAGGAGTACCAGCACCAATGGCATTCTTCCCGTTCTCTGGATATAAAAATTCATTCTATGGAGACTTACATGCGAATGGTAAAGACGGCGTAGAATTTTATACACGTAAAAAGATGGTGACAGCAAGATTTATAGATTAATGAGGTGAAGATAAATGGAAACAATTCGTTTAACCACTGCACAAGCGGTCGTCAAATTTCTGAACGCACAGTATATTTCATTTGAACAAAAGGAGCAACGGTTCGTCCATGGTATTTTCACGATATTTGGACACGGCAATGTGCTTGGCTTAGGCCAGGCACTTGCTGAAGATCCGGGAGAATTGGTAGTTTACCAAGGTCGTAATGAGCAAGGCATGGCGCATGTTGCGACAGGATTTGCAAAGCAGGCATTACGTAAACAGATAATGGCATGTACTTCATCTGTTGGTCCGGGAGCGGCTAACATGGTCACAGCTGCAGCAACAGCGACAGCAAATCAAATTCCGTTATTGCTTTTACCGGGTGATGTCTTTGCAACAAGACAGCCAGATCCAGTCCTGCAGCAAATTGAACAGACCTATGATTTATCGATTTCAACAAATGATGCATTTAGGGCTGTAAGTAAATACTGGGATCGCGTAACACGTCCCGAGCAGCTGATGTCGGCAATGATCAATGCGTTTCGAGTATTGACATCGGTTGAAGATACAGGGGCAGTAACGATTTGTTTACCCCAGGATGTACAAGCAGAAGCATGGGATTTTCCGGCAAGCTTCTTTGAAAAACGCGTTCATGTAATAGACCAGCGCATACCAGCGCAACATCAATTGGAGCAAATCGCTGAAATGATCCGTCAAAGCAAAAAACCGCTAATCATTGCTGGGGGCGGTGTCCGGTATGCAGAGGCTGGTAACGAACTATTGGCTTTTGCAAAGGCACATCAAATTCCGGTAGCTGAAACACAGGCTGGAAAAAGCGCCATTGTCTCATCGGAACGTTTGAATGTAGGTGGAATTGGCGTTACAGGAAACAGTGTAGCCAATACCCTTGCAAAAGAAGCGGATCTAATTATAGGAATCGGTACACGTTTTACCGATTTTACAACTGGCTCTAAATCCCTTGTAGGTCAAACACCACTTATCGCGATTAATGCTTCACCATTCCATGCACAAAAACTGGATGCGATTCCGCTCATTGCAGATGCGAAACTGGCGATCAAGGAGCTCGGGCAACTATTAGAAGGATATACCGCCCAGCATGAGCAGCTTGATATTTATAAAGAGCAATGGGAGCAAGAGCTGAAGCGTTTAAAGAATAAGACATATCAGATTGGCGGACAGCTAGAGATTGCAGGTCAGTTGGATGAACAAGTACCGGATTATATCGACACACTGCAGACAACTATGACTCAGACGAGTGCTTTTATGCTGATCAATGAAAAAGTAGAGAAAGATGCGATTGTCGTAGGCGCAGCCGGTAGTTTACCCGGAGATATGCAACGTTTATGGAAAAGCAATGCCCCAAATACGTATCATATGGAATACGGCTATTCTTGTATGGGATATGAAGTCGCTGCAGCACTTGGTGCGAAAATTTCCAGCCCTGAACAGGAAGTATATGCAATGGTTGGAGATGGCAGTTTTCAAATGTTACATTCAGAATTTGTAACCTCCCTGCAGGAACAGAAAAAAATCAATATTTTACTATTTGATAATGCCGGGTTTGGCTGTATTAACAATCTGCAAATGGGTAATGGTATGCCGAGCTATAAAACAGAGTTTCGCTACCGTGAAGGAAATGATCATCAAGGGGCTGTTATGGCGATTGATTATGCAAAAATTGCAGAAGGCTATGGGGCTAAAACATTTACGGTACACACGTTGGAACAGCTGGAAAAGGCAATAGCAGAAAGCAGGAAAAGCAATGTCAGCACGCTGATTGATATAAAAGTGCTGCCTAAAACAATGTCCGATGGTTATGACTCATGGTGGCATGTTGGAATAGCGGAAGTAACAAAGTCGGAAAGTATTAAGCAAGCCTACGAAAATAATGTGCAACAAAAATTAAAGGCAAGAAGTTACTAGGAGGGTAGTAGATGATTGAATTGGGTATTGCGCCAATTGGTTGGACAAATGATGATTTACCTGAGCTGGGCGGCCATATTACATTTGAACAGTGTATCAGCGAAATGTCGTTAGCGGGATTTAAAGGGTGTGAAGTCGGCAACAAATTTCCGCGTGATCCGGAAGAGTTGCGGCATTATTTAATACCACGCAATTTGCAAGTGGCGGCAGCTTGGTTTAGCAGCTATTTAACAACAAAGCCGTATGAAGAAACGGCACAGGCATTTATAGAACACCGCGATTTTTTGCATGCGATGGGTGCAAAAGTAATTGTTGTATCTGAGCAGGGCCATAGCATTCAGGGAAATCCAACAATTGCAGTCACTGCAAACCAGCCTGTATTTACAGATAATGAGTGGAATTTTTTGATCGATGGATTGGAGAAGCTTGGAGATTTAGCTGCTGAAAAAGGCATGAAAATTGCCTACCATCCCCACATGGGTACAGGTATCCAGACAAATAGGGATATAGCACGCTTAATGGATCATTCAGATTCTCAAAAGGTATCGCTGCTTTATGATTGCGGTCATTTATATTTTGCGCGCGAGGACATTTATGAAGTATTGGGCAAATATATGGACCGGATTGTGCACATCCATTTAAAAGACGTACGTGAAGAAATACTGGTACAGGTGGAGGAGCAGGAACTAAGCTTCTTGGAGGCAGTAAAAGCAGGGGTCTTCACAATCCCCGGAGATGGAAAGATAGATTTTACCCCGATTTTCGACATGATTAAGCAAAGCGATTATTCCGGATGGATTATTGTGGAGGCGGAGCAAGACCCGGCTAAGGCGAATCCGCTGATCTATGCTAAAAATGCAAGACAGTTTATCCATGAACACGCAGGATGGTAGGTGAAGAATAGATGACACTTGTAACAGTAAAAGAGCTGACAGACAAGGCTTATCAAAATGGCTATGCAATTGGCGCATTTAGTGTAGCTTCTACAGAAATGATTAATGGTGCCATTCAGGCAGCAGAACGTACTAATGCCCCAATTATTCTGCAAATTGCAGAAGTGCGGTTAAAGCAAACCCCTCTTCATATTATAGGACCTGCCATGGTACAAGCAGCGAAAGAGGCAGCTGTCCCAGTAGCGGTACATCTTGATCATGGATTATCTGAGTCTGTAATAAAGCAGGCACTGGATTTAGGCTTTACTTCCGTGATGTTTGACGGCTCAATGTTTCCTATTGAAGAGAATATCGCCAAGTCACAAAAAATTTCTCGAATCGCTCGCCAATATTCAGCATCATTTGAAGCGGAGATTGGTAAAGTGGGCGGTTCAGAAGATGGTACAGAAGATATTGAAGCACAATTAACGGCTCTTCATGAAGCGAAGCTGTTTCTTAACCAAGTAGATGTAGATGTACTAGCTGTTGCAATCGGCAATAGTCACGGATTTTATAAAAGTACTACACAAATTCGTTTTGACCATTTGGAAGTATTACAACAGGCTTTGCAGTATCCGTTTGTACTACATGGTGGTTCAGGATTGACGGAGCAAGATTTTCATGTAGCAATTGCACAAGGTGTTGCAAAAGTTAATGTAGCAACATCCACATTTCATGCGGCCTTACAGAAAGTAAAGGAACTTGAACCAATGCAAGACTATTACGAGTTACATAATGCTTTAATAGATGGTTCTGCAGAAAATGTGGAAAAGCATATCCATATGTTCAGAAGTGCCGGGAGGGTTCAGTATGTATAAAAAATTAACACAGGATTTTGGATACATCACCATAACAGAAAGGTCCAATCCAGATTCCTTGATGGATATTGGAATTTACCATTTAAAAGCAGGGGAATCGATTACATTGCAGGATGAAATATGCGAGATGGCTGTATTGCCTTTAGAAGCACATGTTGAACTTCAGTGGGAAACGCAACAAATAACTGTAAAACGGCAAAGTTTGTTTGATGAAGAACCCCATTGTCTCCATGTGAGTAAAGATACAATTGTCATTATGAATGCAATTGAAGACAGTCAAGTACTTGTACAAAAAACCGATAATGCATCGAAGTTTGATGCGTACCTCTATAAACCTGAGGAATGCCAGAGCGAGGATGCAGGGGCAGATGTCTGGAATGATACAGCATTCCGAACAATTCGGACAATTTTTGATTACACGAACGCGCCATATTCCAATCTTGTAATAGGTGAAGTAATTTCTCATCCTGGAAAATGGTCCAGCTATCCGCCACATGTACATCAACAACCGGAAGTATATTATTATCGCTTTGACCGACCACAAGGATTCGGTTGTGCGATGGTCGGCGAAGAGGCTTACAGAATAGAGGATCATAGTTATATTACTATACCAGGTAACTTAGACCATCCTCAATCGACAGCACCGGGTTATGCAATGTATTTTTGTTGGATGATTCGTCATTTGGATAACAAACCTTGGACTGAAAGAATATTCGTAGATGAGCATAAATGGTTGTTGGA belongs to Solibacillus sp. FSL W7-1436 and includes:
- a CDS encoding ketose-bisphosphate aldolase, which produces MTLVTVKELTDKAYQNGYAIGAFSVASTEMINGAIQAAERTNAPIILQIAEVRLKQTPLHIIGPAMVQAAKEAAVPVAVHLDHGLSESVIKQALDLGFTSVMFDGSMFPIEENIAKSQKISRIARQYSASFEAEIGKVGGSEDGTEDIEAQLTALHEAKLFLNQVDVDVLAVAIGNSHGFYKSTTQIRFDHLEVLQQALQYPFVLHGGSGLTEQDFHVAIAQGVAKVNVATSTFHAALQKVKELEPMQDYYELHNALIDGSAENVEKHIHMFRSAGRVQYV
- a CDS encoding CoA-acylating methylmalonate-semialdehyde dehydrogenase, which codes for MQISQNIQQIGNYINGEWVAPKSDRYEDVFNPATGEVIARVALSSKEDVELAVSTAEIAFEKWSRTPVPKRARVLFKYQQLLVENWEELAKLVTLENGKSYSEAYGEVQRGIECVEFAAGAPTLMMGSQLPDIASNIESGMYRYPIGVVGGITPFNFPMMVPCWMFPLAIACGNSFVLKPSERTPLLASRLAELLKEAGLPDGVFTILNGAHDVVNGLLEHKSVKAISFVGSQPVAEYVYKTGAANLKRVQALAGAKNHSVVLKDANLDFAANEITNAAFGSAGERCMAAAVVAVEESIADEFVAKLKEKADTIKIGNGIEDGVFLGPIIREQAKERTLGFIESGIAQGATVVRDGREDKEAAGEGYFLGPTIFDHVGQEMDIWKEEIFAPVLSIVRVKDLAHAIEVANASTLANGACLYTNSALAIREFREKIDAGMLGINVGVPAPMAFFPFSGYKNSFYGDLHANGKDGVEFYTRKKMVTARFID
- the iolE gene encoding myo-inosose-2 dehydratase, producing the protein MIELGIAPIGWTNDDLPELGGHITFEQCISEMSLAGFKGCEVGNKFPRDPEELRHYLIPRNLQVAAAWFSSYLTTKPYEETAQAFIEHRDFLHAMGAKVIVVSEQGHSIQGNPTIAVTANQPVFTDNEWNFLIDGLEKLGDLAAEKGMKIAYHPHMGTGIQTNRDIARLMDHSDSQKVSLLYDCGHLYFAREDIYEVLGKYMDRIVHIHLKDVREEILVQVEEQELSFLEAVKAGVFTIPGDGKIDFTPIFDMIKQSDYSGWIIVEAEQDPAKANPLIYAKNARQFIHEHAGW
- a CDS encoding 5-deoxy-glucuronate isomerase, whose amino-acid sequence is MYKKLTQDFGYITITERSNPDSLMDIGIYHLKAGESITLQDEICEMAVLPLEAHVELQWETQQITVKRQSLFDEEPHCLHVSKDTIVIMNAIEDSQVLVQKTDNASKFDAYLYKPEECQSEDAGADVWNDTAFRTIRTIFDYTNAPYSNLVIGEVISHPGKWSSYPPHVHQQPEVYYYRFDRPQGFGCAMVGEEAYRIEDHSYITIPGNLDHPQSTAPGYAMYFCWMIRHLDNKPWTERIFVDEHKWLLEEQPSIWPNHKK
- the iolD gene encoding 3D-(3,5/4)-trihydroxycyclohexane-1,2-dione acylhydrolase (decyclizing), translated to METIRLTTAQAVVKFLNAQYISFEQKEQRFVHGIFTIFGHGNVLGLGQALAEDPGELVVYQGRNEQGMAHVATGFAKQALRKQIMACTSSVGPGAANMVTAAATATANQIPLLLLPGDVFATRQPDPVLQQIEQTYDLSISTNDAFRAVSKYWDRVTRPEQLMSAMINAFRVLTSVEDTGAVTICLPQDVQAEAWDFPASFFEKRVHVIDQRIPAQHQLEQIAEMIRQSKKPLIIAGGGVRYAEAGNELLAFAKAHQIPVAETQAGKSAIVSSERLNVGGIGVTGNSVANTLAKEADLIIGIGTRFTDFTTGSKSLVGQTPLIAINASPFHAQKLDAIPLIADAKLAIKELGQLLEGYTAQHEQLDIYKEQWEQELKRLKNKTYQIGGQLEIAGQLDEQVPDYIDTLQTTMTQTSAFMLINEKVEKDAIVVGAAGSLPGDMQRLWKSNAPNTYHMEYGYSCMGYEVAAALGAKISSPEQEVYAMVGDGSFQMLHSEFVTSLQEQKKINILLFDNAGFGCINNLQMGNGMPSYKTEFRYREGNDHQGAVMAIDYAKIAEGYGAKTFTVHTLEQLEKAIAESRKSNVSTLIDIKVLPKTMSDGYDSWWHVGIAEVTKSESIKQAYENNVQQKLKARSY